The following proteins come from a genomic window of Candidatus Obscuribacter sp.:
- a CDS encoding tetratricopeptide repeat protein, which produces MHKPGFDGLQSKHIIGFALTLSLLSLSSLLAASAEPQAVNSKVTPLPGKSHGVTPLKPVDTAQSSDVAVSSATADSQEQAVQTETQEQIEAQADQAPGAPPAAVEASEPAVENEQNAFAILQNKAAEHYDAAHVYITNWDFEMAEQELKASIMCVPKTMAAHRDYCFVALFRGNLGRSVAEFLQVVGLCEPVAYTEQQKNEIKDSGLKLHYRRGLALAGESKYDDALTEFEWARDYRPNAGKVTRSIAFVYASIGQFERAEKEYAQGFQVDPADAYGHADLAFLMAAKGSAERAVEQLSEAVKLQPKVAALHVDLGWMAESKGDLSKAENEFMEAVKLSPKHASLWTHLGKLQARQGKADEAKHAYEQALALDPEQMDAKEGLSHLGGGQG; this is translated from the coding sequence CAAAGCAAGCACATTATAGGATTTGCTCTCACACTCTCGCTATTGTCTCTGAGTAGTTTACTGGCTGCCTCAGCTGAGCCTCAAGCCGTTAACAGCAAAGTTACGCCACTGCCAGGTAAGTCCCATGGTGTAACTCCACTCAAGCCTGTTGATACGGCTCAGTCTTCGGATGTGGCAGTGTCATCGGCAACAGCCGACAGTCAGGAGCAAGCCGTCCAGACTGAGACTCAGGAGCAGATTGAGGCACAGGCCGACCAGGCTCCTGGTGCGCCGCCAGCGGCTGTCGAGGCTAGCGAGCCAGCAGTCGAAAACGAGCAGAATGCTTTTGCTATTTTGCAAAATAAGGCGGCCGAACATTATGACGCAGCCCATGTATACATCACTAATTGGGACTTTGAAATGGCTGAGCAAGAGCTAAAAGCCTCAATTATGTGTGTACCAAAGACTATGGCGGCACACCGTGATTATTGTTTTGTCGCTCTCTTTAGAGGTAATCTCGGACGCTCTGTTGCCGAATTTTTGCAGGTAGTGGGGCTTTGTGAGCCAGTTGCCTATACCGAGCAACAAAAAAACGAGATCAAAGATAGTGGTCTCAAACTGCATTATCGTCGAGGACTGGCTCTGGCTGGCGAATCCAAGTATGACGATGCGCTCACCGAATTTGAATGGGCGCGCGACTACAGACCAAACGCTGGTAAGGTGACACGCTCAATAGCCTTTGTTTATGCCAGCATTGGTCAGTTTGAGAGGGCCGAAAAAGAATATGCGCAGGGCTTTCAGGTAGATCCCGCTGATGCTTATGGTCACGCCGATCTAGCATTTTTGATGGCAGCAAAAGGTAGCGCTGAGCGCGCCGTTGAGCAGTTATCTGAAGCAGTCAAATTGCAACCCAAAGTGGCGGCATTGCATGTGGATCTCGGTTGGATGGCTGAGTCTAAAGGTGATTTGAGTAAAGCCGAAAACGAGTTTATGGAAGCAGTTAAGCTCTCGCCCAAACATGCCTCACTCTGGACCCATTTGGGTAAACTGCAAGCGCGCCAGGGCAAAGCTGACGAGGCTAAACACGCCTATGAACAGGCGCTGGCACTGGATCCCGAGCAAATGGATGCTAAAGAAGGTTTAAGTCATCTAGGTGGCGGTCAGGGCTAG